The following proteins are co-located in the Limanda limanda chromosome 5, fLimLim1.1, whole genome shotgun sequence genome:
- the spaw gene encoding southpaw, giving the protein METRVLTVFCTLLLGSLGNMFSGRAHRFRSGLERSLSFRNLSVNPRSRYPLYMMQLYRSFRTVDSSSPLAVNAVNTPGDTSSAYSSDSVLSLKAKSCHQVGDRWTVTFDMSAISASDLVQLAELRISLPAFSASERATVDLYHSREQSCDPGSTSCQDNHLFLGSFGTSPNSTKSSWKVFNVTALLKFWLYQGDRVSSQEASGEAETGSGSGAGEERQTTDQSLFKNFGFRQRKINHSITNRVMMVIFSKHNLPQEGHAAYSLIHTVENSKYVTMDRVSSESQGRRHKRNRMEMMRVAGGAAPTAEPVQRLLCRKVDMWVDFDQIGWDEWIVHPKRFNAYRCEGDCPTPLDESFQPTNHAYMQSLMRHRHSERVSCPSCVPTRLSPLSMLYYENDDLMLRHHEEMIVEECGCH; this is encoded by the exons ATGGAAACAAGAGTGCTGACAGTTTTCTGCACACTCCTCCTCGGCTCTTTGGGAAATATGTTCTCCGGTCGGGCCCACAGGTTTCGCTCCGGCCTCGAGAGAAGTCTTTCATTCAGAAACCTCTCAGTTAATCCTCGCAGCAGATACCCTCTGTACATGATGCAGCTGTACCGCTCCTTCAGGACCGTCGATTCCTCGTCACCATTAGCTGTCAACGCCGTCAACACGCCAGGTGACACCTCATCAGCGTACAGCTCTGATTCTGTCCTAAGTCTGAAGGCTAAAA GTTGCCACCAAGTGGGTGACAGATGGACAGTCACATTTGACATGTCAGCCATCTCTGCCAGCGATCTCGTCCAGCTGGCAGAGCTTCGGATCAGTCTACCAGCCTTCTCTGCCTCCGAGCGAGCCACTGTGGATTTATATCACTCCCGGGAGCAGAGCTGTGACCCGGGCAGCACATCATGCCAGGACAATCACCTTTTCCTGGGGAGCTTTGGCACGTCGCCCAACAGCACAAAGTCTTCCTGGAAGGTTTTTAATGTTACAGCTCTGTTGAAATTCTGGCTGTACCAAGGAGACAGAGTGTCGAGCCAGGAGGCCTCCGGAGAGGCTGAGACAGGCAGTGGGAGCGGTGCTGGGGAGGAGAGGCAGACAACTGACCAGTCCCTCTTCAAGAATTTTGGTTTTAGgcagagaaaaataaaccaTTCAATAACAAACCGGGTCATGATGGTCATCTTCTCCAAACACAACCTGCCCCAGGAAGGCCACGCGGCATACAGTCTCATTCACACTGTGGAGAACTCCAAGTATGTGACCATGGACAGAGTCAGCAGTGAGAGCCAGGGTCGACGGCACAAAAGGAACCGAATGGAAATGATGAGAGTGGCTGGTGGAGCTGCTCCGACAGCGGAGCCGGTGCAGAGGCTGCTGTGTCGCAAGGTAGACATGTGGGTGGACTTTGACCAAATTGGCTGGGACGAGTGGATTGTGCATCCCAAGCGGTTCAACGCATATCGCTGTGAGGGAGACTGCCCGACGCCCCTGGATGAGTCCTTCCAGCCCACCAACCATGCATACATGCAG AGCCTCATGCGTCATCGCCATTCAGAGAGAGTGTCCTGTCCGTCCTGCGTGCCGACGCGGCTCAGCCCACTCTCCATGCTCTACTATGAGAACGACGACTTGATGCTGCGTCATCACGAGGAAATGATTGTTGAGGAGTGTGGCTGTCACtga
- the LOC133001551 gene encoding eukaryotic translation initiation factor 4E-binding protein 2-like, producing MSTDCQKTTAKAIPSTRRVTVNDAEHMPHDYCTTPGGTLFSTTPGGTRIIYDRKFLLERRSSPVAKTPPRGLPNIPGVTSPATKDPIKKELLNNNVASPESSHTGDDAQFEMDI from the exons ATGTCCACCGACTGTCAGAAGACCACGGCCAAGGCCATCCCGTCCACCCGGAGGGTGACGGTCAACGACGCGGAGCACATGCCCCACGACTACTGCACCACCCCGGGAGGAACCCTGTTCAGCACGACCCCTGGAG GTACCCGGATCATCTATGACCGGAAGTTCCTGCTGGAGCGTCGCAGCTCTCCGGTGGCCAAGACACCTCCGCGAGGTCTGCCCAACATTCCAGGGGTGACCAGTCCTGCCACCAAAGACCCCATCAAGAAAGAACTACTGAACAATAATGTTGCTTCACCTGAGAGCAGCCACACTG GTGACGACGCGCAGTTTGAAATGGACATCTAG